A window of Gambusia affinis linkage group LG03, SWU_Gaff_1.0, whole genome shotgun sequence contains these coding sequences:
- the utp15 gene encoding U3 small nucleolar RNA-associated protein 15 homolog: protein MASFKPTKIPVYPKLGEKVTQDTLYWKNYKAPVQIKEFGAVSNIDFSPVAPHNFAVTAFTRIHLYGPFSQEPVKTFTRFKDTAYCGRFRSDGQLLVAGCEDSVVRLFDVSGKVALRMFKGHTKAVHVTDFTSDRYQILTGSDDYTCRLWDIPNAAELSTYQEHTDYIRCGVTSKLNRDLFITGSYDHTLKVFDARAEKSAMTMDHGQPVESLLLYPSEGLLVSAGGRYVKVWDLLKGGQPLVSLKNHHKTVTCLALGNNGERLLSGSLDRHVKVYNTTTYKVVHNFDYAAAILSLALAPDDESIVVGMTNSILSIKHRKHTEESKEIMSQQRRRPSYRVFVKGKNYVPKPDDYLVSKPVKEHLAKYDRELKKFNVSKALDASLEIWLRKKKPEITVGVIKELDRRGTLKNALAGRDEEQLSQLLHFVIGNIVDTRFAPILLTAAEMILDIYKSVIGQSALIDQQLLRLQNILESEINLEQELLEVLGMLDTMFATSIARKEVPYSDVGRSNGLAQGEASSSTPELQVT, encoded by the exons ATGGCTTCATTTAAACCCACAAAAATCCCAGTATATCCAAAGCTTGGAGAAAAAGTCACACAGGACACTCTTTACTGGAAAAACTACAAG GCTCCTGTTCAGATAAAAGAATTTGGAGCAGTCTCAAACATCGACTTCTCTCCTGTGGCTCCTCATAATTTTGCTGTAACCGCCTTTACAAGA atCCACCTCTATGGGCCCTTTTCTCAAGAGCCTGTCAAAACATTTACCCGATTCAAGGACACTGCGTATTGTGGAAGATTCAGGTCAGATGGCCAACTGCTCGTGGCGGGATGTGAAGACTCGGTTGTCAGACTTTTTGATGTCAGCGGCAAGGTGGCACTAAGGATGTTCAAAGGGCACACAAA gGCTGTACATGTCACTGACTTCACCTCAGACCGTTATCAGATCCTCACGGGATCTGACGACTACACCTGCCGACTGTGGGACATCCCAAACGCAGCTGAGCTCAGCACATACCAGGAACACACAGACTACATTCGCTGTGGTGTTACCAGCAAACTCAACAGAGATCTCTTCATTACTG GATCATATGACCACACTCTGAAAGTGTTTGATGCCAGAGCGGAGAAGAGTGCGATGACCATGGATCATGGACAGCCGGTGGAGAGCCTCCTCCTCTACCCCTCTGAGGGACTCCTCGTCTCAGCAG GTGGGCGCTACGTCAAAGTGTGGGATCTGCTAAAAGGAGGTCAGCCTCTGGTGTCGCTGAAAAACCATCATAAAACCGTCACCTGTTTGGCTCTCGGCAACAACGGAGAGAGACTGCTGTCGGGATCTCTGGACAG GCATGTGAAAGTCTACAACACAACCACATACAAAGTGGTCCACAACTTTGACTACGCTGCTGCAATCCTCAGTTTGGCTTTGGCT cCGGATGACGAGTCCATTGTTGTGGGAATGACCAACAGTATTTTAagcatcaaacacagaaaacacactgaAGAGTCAAAGGAAATAATGAGCCAGCAGAGGCGCCGCCCGTCATATCGTGTctttgtgaaaggaaaaaattatGTACCAAAACCA GACGACTATCTTGTCAGTAAGCCAGTCAAAGAACATTTGGCCAAATATGACAGGGAGCTCAAGAAATTTAATGTATCCAAAGCTTTGGATGCATCCTTGGAG ATTTggttaagaaagaaaaagccagAGATAACTGTGGGTGTAATCAAGGAGCTGGACCGGAGAGGAACTCTAAAGAATGCGCTAGCAGGAAGAGATGAAGAGCAACTCTCTCAGTTACTCCACTTTGTCATTGG aaACATTGTTGACACCAGGTTTGCCCCCATCCTTTTGACGGCAGCTGAAATGATCCTTGATATCTATAAATCGGTGATTGGCCAGTCAGCACTGATCGACCAGCAGCTGCTGCGCCTACAGAACATCCTGGAGTCAGAGATCAACTTGGAGCAGGAGCTACTGGAGGTCCTGGGAATGTTGGACACCATGTTTGCCACCTCCATCGCTCGTAAGGAGGTGCCGTACTCCGACGTGGGAAGATCTAATGGGCTGGCTCAGGGAGAGGCGAGCAGTTCGACACCCGAGCTTCAGGTCACCTGA
- the LOC122828141 gene encoding transcription factor BTF3-like, with translation MFILRFNLRHFLGSLLSSSIAYCVSRVFTHFQMKESIMNQEKLAKLQEQVRIGGKGSARRKKKVVHRTATADDKKLQFSLKKLGVNNISGIEEVNMFTNQGTVIHFNNPKVQASLAANTFTITGHAENKQLTEMLPGILNQMGADSLTSLRRLAETLPKPAGDNKAPIVTAEEEDDEVPDLVENFDEASKNEAN, from the exons atgttcattttaCGCTTTAATTTACGTCACTTCCTGGGCTCCCTCCTTTCTTCCTCCATCGCTTACTGCGTGAGCCGCGTGTTTACACACTTCCAG ATGAAGGAGTCGATAATGAACCAAGAGAAGCTTGCCAAACTGCAGGAGCAGGTCCGCATAGGTGGTAAG GGGTCAGCCCGAAGAAAGAAGAAGGTGGTGCATAGGACGGCTACAGCAGATGATAAGAAGCTGCAGTTTTCACTGAAGAAACTAGGAGTGAACAACATCTCTGGTATTGAAGAG GTGAATATGTTCACAAACCAGGGGACAGTGATCCACTTCAATAACCCAAAGGTTCAGGCCTCCTTGGCTGCCAACACGTTTACGATCACAGGGCATGCTGAGAATAAACAGCTAACAGAGATGCTTCCGGGAATCCTCAACCAGATGGGAGCTGATAGTCTTACCAGCCTCAGGAGACTAGCAGAAACCCTACCCAAACCAG CTGGAGACAACAAAGCTCCCATAGTAACTGCCGAAGAGGAAGATGACGAAGTTCCTG ATCTTGTGGAAAACTTTGATGAAGCTTCAAAGAACGAAGCAAATTAA
- the si:dkey-88e18.2 gene encoding interleukin-12 subunit beta isoform X1 — protein MMTLLSWITAFLLISATAADQEATLGHFPKNFVVAKRGEESVSLACLTTTTGPVTWKLNNDDPDFEDHMSQNGHNLIVRDVDAPLLGEYSCWRDGTKLSSTYLLQETEEGEDLDSLFTCHAKSYDCNFTCKWTEDRYRVVRFGVGPDCTKGLPTCHWVSSSGQPNSQELQFELTHTLSPFGEESTMLEVTAEAISIDDFFLLRRTKLFYLRDIVVPDSPRIVSFKVVQSKLKVSIEPPSSWSTPHSFFSLEHEIEYVLRDNGKTMSSLSSLIPKKISMFRARSRDPLVSSPWSQWTRWKNGRNSCQCKKKQIPELSPKCLERCKKEMEKRRTKHPKQSQHLLK, from the exons ATG ATGACCTTATTGTCGTGGATCACTGCCTTTCTGCTGATCAGCGCAACAGCAGCTGATCAAGAGGCTACACTCGGCCACTTTCCAAAAAACT TTGTAGTGGCAAAACGAGGTGAAGAGTCTGTCAGCCTTGCCTGCCTTACAACCACCACTGGACCTGTGACATGGAAGCTCAACAACGATGACCCCGATTTTGAAGACCACATGAGCCAGAATGGCCATAATCTAATTGTGAGGGATGTGGATGCACCCCTGCTGGGGGAATACAGCTGCTGGAGAGATGGAACAAAATTATCGTCGACCTATCTGCTGCAGGAGACTGAGGAAGGAGAGGATTTAG ATTCTTTGTTCACATGCCATGCAAAGTCCTATGATTGTAACTTCACCTGCAAATGGACGGAAGACAGATATAGAGTTGTGCGCTTTGGAGTCGGCCCTGACTG CACTAAAGGTCTCCCAACATGTCACTGGGTGAGCAGCAGTGGCCAGCCCAACAGCCAGGAACTCCAGTTTGAGCTCACCCACACCCTCTCACCATTTGGTGAGGAAAGCACCATGCTGGAGGTCACCGCTGAGGCCATTTCCATCGACGACTTCTTCCTCCTCAGGAGAACCAAACTGTTTTATCTTAGAGACATTG TTGTACCTGACAGCCCCCGGATTGTCAGCTTTAAGGTGGTGCAGTCGAAGCTGAAGGTCAGCATCGAGCCGCCGTCCAGCTGGTCCACTCCTCACAGCTTCTTCAGTCTGGAGCACGAGATTGAATACGTGCTGAGAGACAATGGAAAG ACCATGAGCTCTTTGTCTTCTCTGATACCGAAGAAGATCAGCATGTTCAGGGCCCGCTCTAGAGATCCGCTGGTGTCCTCGCCTTGGAGTCAGTGGACTCGGTGGAAAAAT GGGAGGAATTCATGCcaatgtaaaaagaaacagataCCTGAGCTGTCACCCAAGTGTTTGGAACGCTGCAAGAAGGaaatggagaaaagaagaaCTAAACATCCTAAACAAAGTCAACATCTTCtaaaatga
- the si:dkey-88e18.2 gene encoding interleukin-12 subunit beta isoform X2, translating to MTLLSWITAFLLISATAADQEATLGHFPKNFVVAKRGEESVSLACLTTTTGPVTWKLNNDDPDFEDHMSQNGHNLIVRDVDAPLLGEYSCWRDGTKLSSTYLLQETEEGEDLDSLFTCHAKSYDCNFTCKWTEDRYRVVRFGVGPDCTKGLPTCHWVSSSGQPNSQELQFELTHTLSPFGEESTMLEVTAEAISIDDFFLLRRTKLFYLRDIVVPDSPRIVSFKVVQSKLKVSIEPPSSWSTPHSFFSLEHEIEYVLRDNGKTMSSLSSLIPKKISMFRARSRDPLVSSPWSQWTRWKNGRNSCQCKKKQIPELSPKCLERCKKEMEKRRTKHPKQSQHLLK from the exons ATGACCTTATTGTCGTGGATCACTGCCTTTCTGCTGATCAGCGCAACAGCAGCTGATCAAGAGGCTACACTCGGCCACTTTCCAAAAAACT TTGTAGTGGCAAAACGAGGTGAAGAGTCTGTCAGCCTTGCCTGCCTTACAACCACCACTGGACCTGTGACATGGAAGCTCAACAACGATGACCCCGATTTTGAAGACCACATGAGCCAGAATGGCCATAATCTAATTGTGAGGGATGTGGATGCACCCCTGCTGGGGGAATACAGCTGCTGGAGAGATGGAACAAAATTATCGTCGACCTATCTGCTGCAGGAGACTGAGGAAGGAGAGGATTTAG ATTCTTTGTTCACATGCCATGCAAAGTCCTATGATTGTAACTTCACCTGCAAATGGACGGAAGACAGATATAGAGTTGTGCGCTTTGGAGTCGGCCCTGACTG CACTAAAGGTCTCCCAACATGTCACTGGGTGAGCAGCAGTGGCCAGCCCAACAGCCAGGAACTCCAGTTTGAGCTCACCCACACCCTCTCACCATTTGGTGAGGAAAGCACCATGCTGGAGGTCACCGCTGAGGCCATTTCCATCGACGACTTCTTCCTCCTCAGGAGAACCAAACTGTTTTATCTTAGAGACATTG TTGTACCTGACAGCCCCCGGATTGTCAGCTTTAAGGTGGTGCAGTCGAAGCTGAAGGTCAGCATCGAGCCGCCGTCCAGCTGGTCCACTCCTCACAGCTTCTTCAGTCTGGAGCACGAGATTGAATACGTGCTGAGAGACAATGGAAAG ACCATGAGCTCTTTGTCTTCTCTGATACCGAAGAAGATCAGCATGTTCAGGGCCCGCTCTAGAGATCCGCTGGTGTCCTCGCCTTGGAGTCAGTGGACTCGGTGGAAAAAT GGGAGGAATTCATGCcaatgtaaaaagaaacagataCCTGAGCTGTCACCCAAGTGTTTGGAACGCTGCAAGAAGGaaatggagaaaagaagaaCTAAACATCCTAAACAAAGTCAACATCTTCtaaaatga